The Linepithema humile isolate Giens D197 chromosome 2, Lhum_UNIL_v1.0, whole genome shotgun sequence genome has a segment encoding these proteins:
- the LOC105667779 gene encoding armadillo repeat-containing protein 6 homolog, whose translation MSNTITQEDYDAEIKDLMESLDITEEEAIEDAIKCYEMEGVDLSNIITDLILEDKYKQIVICLERLTCAVNDKSYEYVPETLQELRSELDKDIRHRVFAGKRKCYNILIDLLKACEKSHGIFISALETITSLMAGYPDLLDDDGIALQIEIFEKHLDSATLQCLMRWIRECCIKHELNRQKIFDTNIFKKLKKILVREDVCANEVKEACSVIRALVLDDDIRHEYGKAHEHATIMAKDALDILTGLLKRFKKDKRIVGDLMITLAALVVRNEFCQEVENAGGLKFILDIMTDYPDSEKLNWQALKLLKALAGNDIVKSHIVTSGCAPLIVSAIGRMKGSENVVTAGLGCISALTLRSTSNSGVFYDCGAAQVIVDTMKTYPNHVNILKQASWAIRNMSVRNKSESKEFLIYGAEEVLRNAIHVHGSKLKDNVNAALRDLGLKVELQERWTGKGISLSNERY comes from the exons ATGAGCAATACGATTACCCAGGAAGATTATGATGCGGAGATTAAGGATTTAATGGAAAGTCTTGACATAACCGAAGAGGAGGCAATCGAAGATGCTATTAAATGCTATGAAATGGAG GGAGTAGATCTGAGCAACATAATCACAGATTTAATTCTTGAGGACAAATACAAACAAATAGTGATATGTTTGGAACGACTTACGTGCGCTGTAAACGACAAGAGTTACGAATATGTACCGGAAACGTTGCAAGAATTGCGATCCGAATTGGATAAGGACATTCGACACAGGGTGTTTGCAGGCAAGCGCAAGTGTTATAACATTCTGATAGATCTTCTAAAAGCGTGTGAAAAAAGTCATGGAATATTTATATCCGCACTGGAAACAATTACTTCGTTAATGGCCGGCTATCCGGACTTGTTGGACGACGATGGAATTGCTTTGCAGATAGA gATCTTTGAGAAACATCTGGATAGTGCAACGTTACAGTGCCTCATGCGTTGGATACGAGAGTGCTGTATAAAACATGAGCTAAACAGGCAAAAAATCTTTGATACCAACATCTTTAAGAaactgaagaaaatattagtgCGCGAGGATGTATGTGCGAACGAAGTTAAAGAGGCGTGTTCAGTGATCAGAGCGTTGGTCCTAGACGATGATATCAGACACGAGTACGGCAAGGCCCATGAACACGCAACTATCATGGCGAAGGATGCTCTCGATATCCTCACAGGattattgaaaa GATTTAAGAAGGACAAAAGGATTGTAGGCGATCTAATGATCACATTGGCTGCATTGGTCGTTCGAAATGAGTTCTGCCAAGAAGTAGAGAACGCTGGTGGATTAAAGTTCATTTTGGATATAATGACTGATTATCCAGATTCTGAAAAGTTAAATTGGCAGGCTCTGAAATTGCTCAAAGCGCTCGCTGGCAATGACATCGTGAAATCTCACATTGTAACTTCGGGATGCGCGCCTTTAATTGTATCCGCTATCGGTAGAATGAAG gGATCAGAGAATGTTGTAACTGCAGGATTGGGTTGTATATCTGCATTAACCTTACGAAGCACCTCGAACTCTGGTGTGTTTTATGATTGCGGCGCGGCTCAAGTAATTGTAGACACTATGAAGACTTATCCTAATCATGTAAACATTCTAAAGCAAGCCTCTTGGGCGATTAGAAACATGTCGGTGCGAAACAAATCCGAATCCAAGGAGTTCTTAATATATGGCGCCGAGGAAGTGTTGCGAAATGCGATACATGTGCACGGTTCCAAATTGAAAGATAATGTAAATGCTGCTTTAAGAGATTTGGGCCTGAAGGTAGAGCTACAAGAAAGATGGACAGGAAAGGGCATCAGTTTGAGCAACGAACGTTATTGA